A genomic segment from Neobacillus sp. YX16 encodes:
- a CDS encoding NAD kinase, translating to MEHRRNIFFYHHLDKEMLEKVGDLQSMAEQYGLTIVKDHHQANIIASIGDDGTFLQAVRKTGFRDDVLYGGITIKDSLSMYCDFKINESSKMIEAVSNEQLKVRRYPFIEVMVDGQGTFPCLNEFSIRSSIIKTLEFDVFINDLHFETFRGDGLIVATPTGSTAYNKSVNGAVVDPLISCMQISEVASINNNKYRTLGSPFVIGGERTLTLKIISTEGNEHPTMGLDNEALSIRHVDNIQIKLSDKKIKTLKLKDNSFWEKVKRTFL from the coding sequence ATGGAACATAGACGTAATATCTTTTTTTATCACCACTTAGATAAGGAAATGTTGGAGAAGGTTGGAGACTTACAATCGATGGCAGAGCAATATGGTTTAACAATTGTAAAGGATCACCATCAAGCCAATATCATTGCGAGCATTGGTGATGACGGTACATTCCTGCAAGCTGTAAGGAAAACCGGGTTTCGGGATGATGTGCTTTACGGTGGTATCACGATCAAGGATAGTTTAAGTATGTATTGTGACTTCAAAATCAATGAATCCTCTAAGATGATAGAGGCAGTTTCAAATGAACAGTTAAAAGTTCGCCGTTATCCATTTATTGAGGTAATGGTCGACGGGCAAGGAACTTTTCCTTGTCTTAATGAATTTAGTATTCGCTCCTCCATCATAAAAACACTGGAATTTGATGTATTTATTAATGACCTTCATTTTGAAACCTTTCGTGGAGATGGCTTAATCGTCGCTACCCCAACTGGAAGTACGGCTTATAATAAATCTGTTAATGGTGCTGTTGTTGACCCCTTAATTTCATGCATGCAAATAAGTGAAGTGGCTTCGATTAATAATAACAAATACCGCACATTAGGTTCTCCCTTTGTTATAGGCGGCGAACGTACATTAACGCTTAAAATTATTTCTACTGAAGGTAATGAGCATCCTACTATGGGATTAGACAATGAGGCATTAAGTATCCGCCATGTCGATAATATCCAAATCAAACTCAGTGATAAAAAAATTAAAACTTTGAAATTAAAAGACAATTCCTTCTGGGAAAAAGTAAAGAGAACCTTTTTATAA